DNA sequence from the Candidatus Palauibacter australiensis genome:
TAATCGAGGGAGCCCGCTTCGCGCAGCATCTCCCTCGAAATCACGATCTTGAGGATCTCGCTCGTCCCCTCGCCGATCTCCGTGATCTTCGCGTCGCGCATCATCCGTTCGACCGGATACTCGCGCGAATAGCCGTAGCCGCCGTGCAACTGCACCGCCATCGTCGTCACGTCCATCGCCGTCTCCGAGGCGAAGAGCTTGGCCATAGCGGCCTCCTTCTTGTGCCTCGTCCCCGCCATCCTGAGGCGCGCGGCGTGGTGCATCATGAGCCGTGCCGCGTGAATGCGCGTCTGCGCTTCGGCCAGCATGAAGCGAACGCCCTGGAAGTCGTGGATCTTCTTGCTGAACTGCTTCCGCTCGCCGGTGTACCGGACCGTCTCGTCCAGCGCCCCCTGCGCGATCCCGATCGCGTGCGCGGCGATCCCGACCCGTCCGCCGTCCAGCGTGTCGAGGAAGATGGGGAACCCCCGGTCCACCTCGCCGAGCACGTTCTCCTCCGGTACCTCCACGTCCTCCAGCGTGAGTTCGCGCGTGTCGGAAGCGTTCCAGCCCAGCTTGCGCAGCTTCTGTCCGGCGGTGAACCCCGGCATCGGCTCAAGGTCCTCGGAGTGGCCGAAGCCGACGCGCGCGGCGTCTTCCAGATCGCACGTTTCCTTGGTGAGGACGAACGCCGTGATGCCCCGCGAGCCCTTCTCGGGCGACGTGAGGGCGCCCACGACAAACACCTCGCCCACCCCTCCGTGCGTGATCCACGTCTTGCGGCCGTTGATGATCCACCGGTCGCCGACCTTCCGGGCCGTCGTCCGCATGCCGCCCGCGTCGGAACCCGACCCCGGCTCCGTGAGCCCGAATCCGCCGAGCACGCGGCCGCTCGCGAGGGGCCGGAGGAAACGCTCCTTCTGGGCCTCCGTCCCCCAGCGCGCGATCGGGGTCGCGGCCAGGCTCGTGTGCGCGCCGATCATGATCGAATGACTCGCGTCCACGCGGGCGAGTTCTTCCACGGCGATCGAAGCGGCGAGAAGGTCCATGCCCGCGCCGCCCATCCCCTCATCGAAGGGAATCCCGAACAGTCCCAGCTCGGACATGAGGGCGCCGGTATCCCACGGAAAGTCCTCCGACTCATCGTAGCGGGCGGCGACGGGCGCGA
Encoded proteins:
- a CDS encoding acyl-CoA dehydrogenase family protein gives rise to the protein MGDPSFYLEDHHAMIREMVREFAEAEIAPVAARYDESEDFPWDTGALMSELGLFGIPFDEGMGGAGMDLLAASIAVEELARVDASHSIMIGAHTSLAATPIARWGTEAQKERFLRPLASGRVLGGFGLTEPGSGSDAGGMRTTARKVGDRWIINGRKTWITHGGVGEVFVVGALTSPEKGSRGITAFVLTKETCDLEDAARVGFGHSEDLEPMPGFTAGQKLRKLGWNASDTRELTLEDVEVPEENVLGEVDRGFPIFLDTLDGGRVGIAAHAIGIAQGALDETVRYTGERKQFSKKIHDFQGVRFMLAEAQTRIHAARLMMHHAARLRMAGTRHKKEAAMAKLFASETAMDVTTMAVQLHGGYGYSREYPVERMMRDAKITEIGEGTSEILKIVISREMLREAGSLD